tacattgttattgccttctggttagctatatttgccctgcaggtaatagtcacttttccacccctttatatattaggtatagttgtaagtaaaaaaaaaaaggtcaaagacaaagctattcggtttcttgtgagtatatacacttcactgccgatgtgggggggcgccacctaaaatcttgcctagggcgccagattggtgacTGCCAGGACTTTTGCTGCGTGGGAAATGGGAGTCCAAGCCAAGAAAAGCGAACAAGAGGTGAAGGAGGAAAAGGCTGAGGACTACCAAAACACTTTGTTAGTAAAAGACACTGTTTACTTTTTGCCAGACCCTCTCTTTATTTATGACAGTTGGGTAGGAGAAAAGGATGGCTGCCTaccatgtactttgatataggcatgtaccttggtgttacacacatgcactttgatataggcatgtaccttggtgttacacacatgtactttgatataggcatgtaccttggtgttacacacatgtactttgatataggcatgtaccttggtgttacacacatgcactttgatataggcatgtaccttggtgttacacacatgtactttgatataggcatgtaccttggtgttacacacatgtactttgatataggcatgtaccttggtgttacacacatgcactttgatataggcatgtaccttggtgttacacacatgtactttgatgtaggcatgtaccttggtgttacacacatgtactttgatataggcatgtaccttggtgttacacacatgtactttgatataggcatgcaccttggtgttacacacatgtactttgatgtaggcatgtaccttggtgttacacacatgtactttgatataggcatgtaccttggtgttacacacatgtactttgatataggcatgcaccttggtgttacacacaagtattatttatttgtttacttactatggtatattaattATGTATTCACTGTCCTGTTGCAGAGAACAAGGAACTGGGATATATTTGCAATGATATGAAAataagtaggattaaataagctctgcttcttcctactccttttcggacgtgctgtcatgaaacaactggaaatatgtgatgcattacatgtgtcgtatgcatgttccacataaactgaactgaaactgaacgGCAATAACACGAGACTAAGTGCGGCCCTTTTAGGCTCATTACGTGACACACTTTTGTTTCTCATTCTAATTCTCTTTTTCAAGAGACAGTTGGCGACCCCAAATTCACACTAAATAATTCAAAACAGCTGGGAAAAAAAATCGTATTTGATCCGTAAAAGTGTCTCACAATCTGCTGTATGTGCTTGTGTCTTTTTTACAGGAATACTTGAGACATTTGACACTTGttttgcatgactgcaagctgaaAGTGTTATCATGTGTGTAATGACAAAGCACCTCCAACACAGAATTGTATTTGACAAGTTTTTACTGAATAAAAcagccagaatgtacatgaaacataGTACACGTAAAACCCTGAATATCAAGAGTATATGAAcggcctaccttgtttacttcccaaaTGACATCCTCGCCATGTTTGGCAatcaagcaaaaatatgactatgCAAAAAGGAACGGAAAAACAGCAACTATTTTcaataaatataaacattttgcAACGCTTTGTCATAGAAATGTTGTGTCACTGTCCCCCTCCGTCACACTAACTGGTAGGGTTGGCTACCCAATTCAGTGCTTTTGTAGGTAATGACCCAATTCCCTCGGTACtatcaattcacgtaaaatcaaacggtgccatagttggatacctttgttgcatgtgacgtcatgtCCGGTTTCAGACTGGTCATGTCTGCTTTCAGACTAAACAcgtaaacaatcactcaagcagcactcaggccGGACTCAACCAAACTTCCTCTAAGTCACGTtgccattttcaacaccaacaaagtgtGCTTCATAAAAAAACACTCAAACGTAAAGTAATGTTACActctttcaaaatgcgctagcttattGCTAATTTACataggatttgccatagacaggctactattagcatgggcgattttacatggcgatttcaacaccttggAATTTGGTAaaggaaactacaactaagattatAGTTAGAATTTTACAGTTTTGTGTAATGaggacaatacttacagtattgaatctttgtagggcgcaacctaACAAATTCCTCTTCCTGAAAAAAAGCCACTTTCTAGTTAGACAATAAACTATAAATAGTTATACAGTGCTGCCATCTAatggtcttggaagtgcaactgcattgcaaatgagactaatGTCatcagaaaacaagatataacaactggacagcagttctcATGATCATCATTCTTAAATGTTAcataaacaattaacattaacatactaaAGTACTTAAAAATGGTACTATTGTTCCAAAATATTAGTAGAAATAAGATGACATGTGGCACAAGGTGATATTCACTGATAAGCAGCTGTCTATTGGTTTGAAAAGGAAAGAAGAAATCCTTGTCAATGTGATGACACATGAGCCCCAAATGATGACATCACAACTACATGGACACAAAGATCAACATCAACATGATTGACTGGCaaaatattgttgaaaaatgCAGATTTTCTCAGCCATAAAGAGCCAAAGAAGACATGATGGATGAGATGAGGAGCAATTAGTGCATAAATGTCCAAGTGTGATGAGGTCCCTCAGCGATGGAGACATCTCTCTgtgttccagtgcacaaagcatcctggaggaagaagatgactcaGCAAAGCAGGTGAATCCAAGTGCAGATGTTAGCATGTGGCAGAGTGAACATCATCTTCACACAAAGTCAGAAGAACATTTGGAGGTGCATGGAAAAGAAAAGTCCTCACTGTGTGCCGACTGCTGTGTCTCACTCAGCCTTCAGCCTTCACGTCTCTCTGAGAGCTCGTTACCAGCGTCACCAGCTGTGGGAGCACAAAACGCACCGTGAGCTGCTTACGCTGCTCATGCTAGAATTTGGGAGGgagtcctcctttttcattgtcccttttactctctgtaaagcagcagttccattggcagcaaaacaggcccagagtataatactaccaccaccatgcttgacggtaggaattggtgttcctgggattaaaggcctcaccttttctcctccaaacatactgctgggtattgtggccaaaacagctccatttttgtttcatctgaccacagaactttcctccagaaggtcttatctttgtccacgtgatttcagatgaaacaaaaatggagctgttttgccacaatacccagcaatatgtttggaggagaaaaggtgaggtctttaatcccaggaacaccatacctatcatcaagcatggtggtgctctgggcctgttttacaCCAGTATCAAGATACTCCTAATGGAGGGAAGCTTTTATTTTCCTGCTAAACTTGTAACACGTGTCTACATCACACcttaaaacaggaagtttgcaagttGACCCTTACAAAGATACCAACAATCCAGGATTTTGGTGGTAAGAGAAACAGAAAGTCAATATTATATTGAATATACCTGACATAAAGGTGTATAACAAAGATGAATATGTAATAAATGATATTTCAATCTTTGTGGGGGTAAACTTACAAAGTGTGTGAGTGATGCTTCACCACTGCTTTGTTTATTGTTATGCTTTCCAAGAAAGAGAAGATGTTTTACTTACCAGCTGGATCGTATTCGGCTGAAATGAAAGAGAAAGCAGGTGAAATTCACATCTCATGAATGACAGCAGAGAGGAAACATTTGTGTCCCTCACCTTGTCTGCTTCGGCGACgcttgatgatgaagatgatgatgatgatcaagAGGACCACCACAGCGAGGACCGCCAGCGTGGCAGTGAGGCTCACGTTGCCTGTTGGTATGGTATGATTGATTTGTTTGACAGCTGCTTCATAAGTCCCATGAAGGAACATCAGGTGGTTACATTGACACTATTCAAcatgtgtctttctcaccttcatggcttgcgttgctcaggatgcttcttctctccagcttggtgaccaggtcctcctcgacgccagacagctggaacacacattcgtacttgccctccacctcggccgtcacctccactttcagctccaccgacatctggaaggttccgtcggggttggggagcagctctccgtgctccacgtcctcgaagatctgctcgccgtctttcctccaaaacaaGTCGGCTCGgtcggggtagaaacctgtcgccatgcagctgaccggagaggatggcgtcttctggaggaggaacacCTCCGGAAGCTCTGCCCAGGAAGTGACGTGTGGATGGAGGATGACGTGGAGAgaagatggaggtaaagatggagagaataaAGGTAAAGTTGGAAAGAAAAGGAGACAATTAAGGTAAAGATAGAGATAAATGgacaaaatggaggtaaagaGAGAGAAAAGGCGAGAATGAAGGTAATGATGGAGTAAATGAAGGTAAAGACGGAgagaaaaggtgagaataaaaggtaaatatggtgataaaaggagagaatggaggtaaagatgtagagaaaaagaaaatgaagggaaagatgagagaaaaaaagcaaagatgcagaaaaaaggagaaaattgaggtaaagatggagggaaagggaaagaatgaaggtaaagatggagagaaaaggaaataatgaaggtcaagatggagagaaaggaggtaaagatggagagaaaaagagaatggaggtaaagatggagagaatgaaggtaaagataaagagaaagagagaatggaggtaaagatggagagaaaaggtgaAAATAAAGGTAAAGATGGTGATAAAAGGAGAAAATGAAGGGAAAGATGAGAGAAAAGTTAAAGATGCAGAAAAAGGGAGAAaattgaggtaaagatggagcgAAAAGGAgataatgaaggtaaagatggagagaaaaggagaaaatggaggtaaagatagaaaaAAAGGAGAATGTGTAGGTAAAGAGAGAGAAAAggcgagaatgaaggtaaagaaggagagaaaaagagaatggaggtaaagatggagagaatggaggtaaagataaagAGAAatggagagaatggaggtaaagatggggaGAAAATGAGAGAATAAAAGGTAAAGATGGTGATAAAAGGAgacaatgaaggtaaagatggagataaacggacaaaatggaggtaaagatagaaaaaaaagaagaacatgtAGGTGAGAGAGAAAAggcgagaatgaaggtaaagatggagagaaaaagagaatggaggtaaagatggagagaaaggaggtaaagatgggagagaatgaaggtaaagataaAGAGAAATGGAGAGAATGGAGGGAAAGATGAGAGAAAAGAAGGAAAATAtgcagaaaaaaggagaaaattgaggtaaagatggagggaaaaggggagaatgaaggtaaagatggagagaaaaagagagaatggaggtaaagatggagagaaaaagagaatggaggtaaagatgaagaggaaaagagagaatggaggtaaagatgaagaggaaaggagagaatggaggtaaaaatggagagaaaaggagagaatggaggtaaaaggagagaatggaggtaaaaggagagaatggaggtaaagatgaagagtaaaggagaatggaggtaaagatgaagagaaaaggagaatggaggtaaagatgaagagaaaaggagagaatggaggtaaagatggagagaaaaggagagaaaagtagagaatggaggtaaaaggagagaatggaggtaaagatgaagagaaaaggaaaatgaaggtaaagatggagagaatggaggtaaagatgaagagaatggaggtaaagatgtagAGAAAAGGAGGTGAAGAGAAAAGAGTATAAAGtgtaatgtcagtaatgttcctatagggggagtgctaacatgttaaaaggtgaaagtacaaggtgtgcttctacctgttctcattaggaccttcttcccatactccacatacttcttcaagtaagaaggacaACGCTCAGTGAAATAATACTTCTGGTAGTCTAGATTAAGTATTTCTTGGTCCCACTTGAGTTTGGTGGGGAAAGCTTGTTGTTTTGCTGCAGTCCATGTCCATGTTTTCATGTCCAACGATATGaaatcttctccatcataacTGATCTGCTCCCAACCTTGAacctcatcagtctcatcattccattcacatcctgACATCCTCTGGACAATGTGAACACCTGAGAGacacaaagtgttgtaaagcaGAGTGAAACTAACACACTACATGTCTTTGTTGTaggttattatgggatggacagagacaaggtatatcagtgcagtaatgtgtgtttttaatacagtatacaaatatcaaatatattagaatagtagaaagttcaacataaacaaacctccagttTGGTTGAAACGCTTCTTGGCTTTTTCAATGTTGTCTTTGAAGACATGTTCACCAACAACATTCCTCTCTGTTTGTCTCTGCCAGTAGTTTGGAtcctctgctgtgattttgttcatccagtcctgtttggattctgctttcctgatgttgttgtcatagtaactaatctcaacttcatcaacataaccaacctccacatactctgggaagtttggaacttgagaggaTGCAGTGATGAAATACTTGAGTGAATGAATCACTGAAAGACAAAAGGCAGAAAAACAACATTTGATTGTTTAGTTTCATGTTGAACAATTCCTATTTGAAATGATGTTGTCTTCATTTCAACTTCAAACACTGCTGCTTCTCACAGTAAACAAC
The sequence above is drawn from the Nerophis lumbriciformis linkage group LG33, RoL_Nlum_v2.1, whole genome shotgun sequence genome and encodes:
- the LOC133575778 gene encoding major histocompatibility complex class I-related gene protein-like; translation: MMNLLFFFLLVVQTHSVTPVIHSLKYFITASSQVPNFPEYVEVGYVDEVEISYYDNNIRKAESKQDWMNKITAEDPNYWQRQTERNVVGEHVFKDNIEKAKKRFNQTGGVHIVQRMSGCEWNDETDEVQGWEQISYDGEDFISLDMKTWTWTAAKQQAFPTKLKWDQEILNLDYQKYYFTERCPSYLKKYVEYGKKVLMRTELPEVFLLQKTPSSPVSCMATGFYPDRADLFWRKDGEQIFEDVEHGELLPNPDGTFQMSVELKVEVTAEVEGKYECVFQLSGVEEDLVTKLERRSILSNASHEGNVSLTATLAVLAVVVLLIIIIIFIIKRRRSRQAEYDPAAGDAGNELSERREG